GATGTTAATGGCAATTTAAAATTTCCTTCTAATTCATAAGGTAATTCTTGATTTTCATTAACAAGGTATAATTTGAAATTAGATAGATTTTTTGCTTTAATAAATAGTGTCTTTTTGTTACTATTAAAAATTCTTAAGTTAAATATCTTATTATTGAATTCAGGTTCATGAATTTCTTTTAAATATTTTAATCTTGGGGAAGAGATTGAATCGATAACAACAATGTCCTCTTCAATATTAATACCGGGGGCATAAACATCAAAAATATCCATTTTATGTTGAGCATTATTATTTATAAAGAATAACAAGGAATCTCTATAAGATAAATCATCAAGAAGATAAATGATTGATATTAAATTTCTATTCATATAGTTTGTTTTACTTATGTTGTGTTGATTTGTTGAAAAATAGGGTATTTTTAAAGAACTTAAATCCGTATTATTTAAGTAATAATACCCTGTTAAAGGTTCTAATTCATTTGATTGATAGTAATTTCCATTATAAGCCCATAATGGCTGAGTAATATTGTTAGCTTTTTTTACTGAATCCCATAAAATAACTTTTTCGAATGGGTTTGATATTAAATTCCAACCGGGGTGTAATTTTATAGAGTAAGAATGGGTATTATCTAAACTAACAGGTTTTGTTTCAATATCTAATTGTATACTATACTTGGATACTACCCAAAAGGCTTTGCCTGGTTCAAGTAAGAATTTAGATGTGTTGTCAAACTCAATCAAATAATTTGGATACTCCAAATCTTCTCCATTGTCCCAGAATGCTTTCCAATCGGTGCCATAATTCAAATTTTTGAAAAGTGAAGACAATGATATACTTGAATTCCCAGGTATACCAAATATTTTATAATCCTTTTCACTTTTTGAATTTGAAAAACTAATGACGGTATTTATTTGATTAATTATAGGATAGATAAAAACAGAGAAAGTGTAGTTACTTATATCAAAAACTGCAGAATCATTTGTATCACTTATTCTTACCTTGCATTCAGTTGATGTTACATAGGGAACTACCCAATCATACTTACCAGTATTTGCTATAAAATTATTTATGATTGTTATCCATGTTTTACCATTGTCTGTTGTGTATTCTATCTTAATATATGTAACGTTAGAACTATTCCATCGTATTTGTTGTTGACTTCCTGCTATCCATGCTTCTCCTCCATTTGGGGA
This is a stretch of genomic DNA from Rosettibacter firmus. It encodes these proteins:
- a CDS encoding T9SS type A sorting domain-containing protein, encoding SPNGGEAWIAGSQQQIRWNSSNVTYIKIEYTTDNGKTWITIINNFIANTGKYDWVVPYVTSTECKVRISDTNDSAVFDISNYTFSVFIYPIINQINTVISFSNSKSEKDYKIFGIPGNSSISLSSLFKNLNYGTDWKAFWDNGEDLEYPNYLIEFDNTSKFLLEPGKAFWVVSKYSIQLDIETKPVSLDNTHSYSIKLHPGWNLISNPFEKVILWDSVKKANNITQPLWAYNGNYYQSNELEPLTGYYYLNNTDLSSLKIPYFSTNQHNISKTNYMNRNLISIIYLLDDLSYRDSLLFFINNNAQHKMDIFDVYAPGINIEEDIVVIDSISSPRLKYLKEIHEPEFNNKIFNLRIFNSNKKTLFIKAKNLSNFKLYLVNENQELPYELEGNFKLPLTSGILNYKILFTRDIKSALNSIISNFSLQQNYPNPFNAITIIKFSVPKSSFVNVTVYDILGREVSVLINEEKSPGIYEVEFNASNLPSGIYFYRMQAGNFSETKKMILLK